Proteins co-encoded in one Dasypus novemcinctus isolate mDasNov1 chromosome 18, mDasNov1.1.hap2, whole genome shotgun sequence genomic window:
- the MED29 gene encoding mediator of RNA polymerase II transcription subunit 29, whose protein sequence is MAAPQQQSSTASSAAGVSGPGSAGGSGTQQPPQPPTQLVGPAQSGLLQQQQQDFDPVQRYKMLIPQLKESLQTLMKVAAQNLIQNTNIDNGQKSSDGPIQRFDKCLEEFYALCDQLELCLRLAHECLSQSCDSAKHSPTLVPTATKPDAVQPDSLPYPQYLAVIKAQITCAKDIHTALLDCANKVTGKTPAPPTGPGGTL, encoded by the exons ATGGCTGCGCCCCAGCAGCAGTCTTCAACCGCATCGTCTGCGGCTGGTGTGTCGGGTCCGGGCTCGGCTGGCGGGTCGGGTACCCAGCAGCCGCCGCAGCCGCCGACACAACTGGTGGGTCCTGCCCAGAGCGGGCTCCTGCAACAACAGCAACAGGACTTCGATCCTGTGCAACGCTACAAGATGCTCATCCCGCAGTTGAAGGAGAGTCTACAG accTTGATGAAGGTTGCGGCCCAGAACTTGATTCAGAACACAAACATTGACAACGGACA AAAGAGCAGCGATGGACCTATACAGCGCTTTGACAAGTGCCTGGAGGAGTTCTATGCGCTTTGTGACCAGCTGGAGCTCTGCCTG CGCCTGGCACATGAGTGCCTGTCGCAAAGCTGCGACAGTGCCAAGCACTCTCCGACACTGGTACCCACGGCCACCAAGCCCGATGCAGTCCAACCTGATAGCCTGCCCTACCCGCAGTACCTGGCGGTCATCAAAGCCCAGATTACCTGTGCCAAGGACATTCACACCGCCCTACTGGACTGTGCTAACAAGGTCACGGGCAAGACACCTGCTCCACCTACAGGCCCTGGGGGCACCCTCTGA
- the ZFP36 gene encoding mRNA decay activator protein ZFP36, protein MPARRPRRSSRIRRSQSRGSCSRPAARAAMDLTALYESLLSLSPELPSARGGPESSLGWASSGPWSLSSSDSSAAEVAPRLPSRSTSLVEGRACGWVPPPPGFAPLAPRPCPELSPSPTSPPATPATSSRYKTELCRTFSESGRCRYGAKCQFAHGLGELRQASRHPKYKTELCHKFYLQGRCPYGSRCHFIHNPSEDLATPGHPHTLRQSISFSGLPSGRRASPPPAGLAGPSLSSCSFSPSSSPPPPPGDLPLSPSAFSAAPGTPVPRRDPTVACCPSCRRATPSNSLWGPVGGLARSPSAHSLGSDPDEYASSGSSLGGSDSPVFEAGVFGPPQAAVPRRLPIFNHISVSE, encoded by the exons ATGCCGGCTCGCAGGCCCCGCCGCAGCTCGCGAATCCGGCGCTCCCAGTCCCGCGGATCCTGCAGCCGACCGGCCGCTCGCGCCGCCATGGACCTTACCGCCCTCTACGAG AGCCTTCTGTCGCTGAGCCCTGAGCTGCCATCTGCCCGCGGAGGCCCGGAGTCCAGCCTGGGCTGGGCCTCTTCAGGACCCTGGAGCCTGAGCTCATCGGATTCCAGCGCTGCTGAGGTCGCCCCCCGCCTGCCCAGCCGCTCCACCAGCCTGGTGGAGGGCCGCGCCTGTGGCtgggtccccccacccccaggctttgCACCTCTGGCTCCCCGCCCGTGCCCTGAACTGTCACCTTCACCCACCTCACCTCCTGCGACCCCGGCCACTTCATCCCGCTACAAGACTGAGCTGTGTCGGACCTTCTCTGAGAGCGGGCGCTGCCGCTACGGGGCTAAGTGCCAGTTTGCCCACGGCCTGGGGGAGCTACGCCAGGCCAGTCGCCATCCCAAGTACAAGACAGAACTCTGCCACAAGTTCTACCTCCAGGGCCGCTGCCCCTATGGCTCGCGCTGTCACTTCATCCACAACCCCAGCGAGGACCTGGCCACCCCCGGCCACCCACACACACTGCGCCAGAGCATCAGCTTCTCCGGCCTGCCCTCCGGTCGCCGTGCCTCGCCACCACCAGCAGGCCTGGCAGGCCCATCCCTGTCCTCCTGCTCCTTCTCGCCCTCCAGCTCCCCACCGCCACCCCCCGGGGACCTTCCGCTCTCACCCTCTGCCTTCTCTGCTGCTCCTGGGACCCCGGTCCCCCGAAGGGACCCCACCGTGGCCTGTTGCCCCTCCTGCCGGAGGGCCACTCCCAGCAACAGCCTCTGGGGGCCCGTGGGCGGCCTGGCTCGGAGCCCCTCTGCACACTCCCTGGGCTCTGACCCTGATGAATACGCCAGCAGCGGCAGCAGCCTGGGGGGCTCCGACTCCCCCGTCTTCGAGGCGGGGGTTTTTGGGCCACCCCAGGCTGCCGTCCCCCGCCGACTCCCCATCTTCAATCACATCTCCGTTTCAGAGTGA